Proteins found in one Actinokineospora alba genomic segment:
- a CDS encoding carboxyl transferase domain-containing protein, which yields MDAPVLRSDADPADEAFQRNVKEHRVLVDDLRERLGTAALGGPEKARTRHVERGKLLPRDRVDSLVDPGSPFLELSPLAATGMYGDDAPAAGVITGVGRVSGRECVIVTNDATVKGGTYYPMTVKKHLRAQEVALQNNLPCVYLVDSGGAFLPKQDDVFPDRDHFGRIFYNQATMSAQGIPQIAAVLGSCTAGGAYVPAMSDEAVIVRNQGTIFLGGPPLVKAATGEVVTAEDLGGGDVHSRTSGVTDHLADDDAHALRIVRSIVSTLGPRAPRPWDVAPVEEPAVDPATLYGVVPTDSRTPYDVREVIARIVDGSRFREFKKEYGSTLVTGFARIHGHPVGIVANNGVLFSESAMKGAHFIELCDKRSIPLLYLQNITGFMVGRDYEAGGIAKHGAKMVMATACARVPKFTVVVGGSFGAGNYSMCGRAYSPRFLWMWPNARISVMGGEQAASVLSTVRRDQIEARGDEWSAEDEDAFKEPIRQQYEEQGNPYYSTARLWDDGVIDPADTRQVLGLALSAAANAPLNPVGYGVFRM from the coding sequence ATGGACGCGCCCGTCCTGCGCAGCGACGCCGATCCCGCCGACGAGGCATTCCAGCGCAACGTCAAAGAGCACCGGGTGCTCGTCGACGACCTGCGCGAACGCCTCGGCACGGCGGCGCTCGGCGGACCCGAGAAGGCCCGTACGCGCCACGTCGAGCGGGGCAAGCTCCTCCCGCGCGACCGGGTCGACTCCCTGGTCGACCCCGGGTCTCCCTTTCTGGAACTCTCCCCGCTGGCCGCCACCGGGATGTACGGCGACGACGCCCCGGCCGCGGGTGTCATCACCGGCGTCGGCCGGGTGTCCGGACGCGAGTGCGTGATCGTCACCAACGACGCCACCGTCAAGGGCGGCACCTACTACCCGATGACGGTCAAGAAGCACCTGCGCGCGCAGGAAGTCGCGCTGCAGAACAACCTGCCGTGCGTCTACCTGGTCGACTCCGGCGGCGCGTTCCTGCCCAAGCAGGACGACGTCTTCCCCGACCGCGACCACTTCGGCCGGATCTTCTACAACCAGGCCACCATGTCCGCCCAGGGCATCCCGCAGATCGCCGCGGTCCTCGGCTCCTGCACCGCGGGCGGCGCGTACGTCCCCGCGATGAGCGACGAGGCCGTGATCGTGCGCAACCAGGGCACGATCTTCCTCGGCGGCCCGCCGCTGGTGAAGGCCGCGACCGGTGAGGTCGTCACCGCTGAGGACCTCGGCGGCGGCGACGTGCACTCGCGCACCTCGGGCGTCACCGACCATCTGGCCGACGACGACGCCCACGCGCTGCGGATCGTCCGCTCCATCGTCAGCACGCTCGGCCCGCGCGCCCCACGCCCGTGGGACGTCGCGCCGGTCGAGGAGCCCGCCGTCGACCCGGCCACCCTGTACGGCGTCGTCCCGACCGACTCGCGCACGCCGTACGACGTGCGCGAGGTGATCGCCCGCATCGTGGACGGCAGCCGGTTCCGCGAGTTCAAGAAGGAGTACGGCTCGACCCTGGTCACCGGGTTCGCCCGGATCCACGGCCACCCGGTCGGCATCGTGGCCAACAACGGCGTGCTGTTCAGCGAGTCGGCCATGAAGGGCGCGCACTTCATCGAGCTGTGCGACAAGCGCAGCATCCCGTTGCTCTACCTGCAGAACATCACCGGCTTCATGGTCGGGCGCGACTACGAGGCCGGCGGCATCGCCAAGCACGGCGCGAAGATGGTCATGGCGACCGCGTGCGCGCGCGTACCGAAATTCACGGTCGTCGTCGGCGGCTCGTTCGGCGCGGGCAACTACTCGATGTGCGGCCGTGCTTATTCACCGCGCTTCCTCTGGATGTGGCCCAACGCGCGCATCTCGGTCATGGGCGGCGAGCAGGCCGCGTCCGTGTTGTCCACCGTCCGCCGCGACCAGATCGAGGCGCGCGGCGACGAGTGGTCCGCCGAGGACGAGGACGCGTTCAAGGAGCCGATCCGGCAGCAGTACGAGGAGCAGGGCAACCCCTATTACTCCACGGCCCGGCTGTGGGACGACGGTGTGATCGACCCGGCGGACACCCGCCAGGTGCTCGGCCTCGCGCTCTCCGCGGCGGCCAACGCACCGTTGAACCCTGTCGGCTACGGCGTCTTCCGGATGTGA
- a CDS encoding SAM-dependent methyltransferase: protein MAESTTTWVPEGIDLDRPSAARLYDYLLGGGHNFAHDRELAHRFLKAQPHAREIARHNRSFLRRSVLFMIENGLRQFLDLGSGIPTVGNVHEIAHNADPACRVVYVDYEEVACAHSNLMLASNPNATIVQADLTVPEEVLAATRATGLLDFDQPIGVIMAGVFHFVPDAKEPAKIIGRYRDATADGSMLSFSQFTRDLMPEEMDRVVEVMKSSRDPMFPRTREEIIALFDGYEIVEPGIVPTALWHPDTGLDDGQDPNLAGILAGVGRKR, encoded by the coding sequence GTGGCCGAATCGACGACTACGTGGGTGCCCGAGGGCATCGACCTGGACAGACCAAGCGCAGCACGGCTCTATGACTACCTTCTGGGCGGCGGCCACAACTTCGCCCATGACCGGGAACTCGCGCACCGGTTCCTGAAGGCGCAGCCGCACGCCAGGGAGATCGCCCGGCACAACCGGTCCTTCCTCCGCCGCAGCGTGCTGTTCATGATCGAGAACGGCCTCCGGCAGTTCCTCGACCTCGGGTCCGGCATCCCGACCGTCGGCAACGTGCACGAGATCGCGCACAACGCCGACCCCGCGTGCCGAGTCGTCTACGTCGACTACGAGGAAGTCGCCTGCGCGCACAGCAACCTGATGCTGGCGAGCAACCCCAACGCGACGATCGTGCAGGCCGACCTGACCGTCCCGGAGGAGGTGCTGGCCGCGACGCGGGCCACCGGACTGCTCGACTTCGACCAGCCGATCGGCGTGATCATGGCCGGGGTCTTCCACTTCGTGCCCGACGCGAAGGAACCGGCGAAGATCATCGGCCGCTACCGCGACGCCACGGCCGACGGCAGCATGCTGTCGTTCTCGCAGTTCACCCGCGACCTGATGCCGGAGGAGATGGACCGCGTCGTCGAGGTCATGAAGTCCAGCCGCGACCCGATGTTCCCCCGCACCCGCGAGGAGATCATCGCCCTGTTCGACGGTTACGAGATCGTCGAGCCGGGCATCGTCCCCACCGCGCTGTGGCACCCGGACACGGGTCTGGACGACGGCCAGGACCCGAACCTGGCGGGCATCCTCGCGGGCGTGGGACGCAAACGCTGA
- a CDS encoding sterol desaturase family protein → MSRRQVSLADCAREFARHPSPWLIGGTLVAAVVARVVVGDWWSSDTLLPFVMLAVFPFFEWTVHVCVLHWRPRKIAALTIDPLLARKHREHHADPRDVPLVFIPWPVLVWLLPVITAIALTAFSRIALGLTFLCFVAALGLAYEWTHYLIHSDYQPKSRLYRAVWRNHRLHHFKNEHYWFTVTTTGTADRVMRTYPDPRTVTNSPSVKDLHNTSRDPLSDPLVG, encoded by the coding sequence ATGAGCCGAAGGCAGGTGTCCCTGGCGGACTGCGCGCGGGAGTTCGCGCGCCACCCCTCACCGTGGCTGATCGGCGGCACGCTCGTGGCCGCGGTCGTCGCCCGCGTCGTGGTCGGCGACTGGTGGTCGAGCGACACCCTGCTGCCGTTCGTCATGCTGGCCGTGTTCCCGTTCTTCGAGTGGACCGTGCACGTCTGCGTCCTGCACTGGCGCCCGCGCAAGATCGCCGCGCTGACAATCGATCCGCTGCTCGCGCGCAAGCACCGTGAACACCACGCCGATCCGCGCGATGTCCCGCTGGTCTTCATCCCGTGGCCGGTCCTCGTGTGGCTGCTGCCGGTCATCACCGCCATCGCCCTCACCGCTTTCAGCCGGATCGCGTTGGGGCTCACGTTCCTCTGCTTCGTGGCGGCCCTCGGGCTCGCCTACGAATGGACGCACTACCTGATCCACAGCGACTACCAGCCGAAATCCCGGCTGTACCGGGCGGTGTGGCGCAACCACCGGCTCCACCACTTCAAGAACGAGCACTACTGGTTCACTGTCACCACCACGGGTACAGCCGATCGGGTCATGCGCACGTACCCCGATCCGCGTACCGTCACGAACTCGCCCTCCGTCAAGGATTTGCACAACACCTCGCGTGATCCACTGTCGGATCCCCTGGTCGGGTGA
- a CDS encoding SACE_7040 family transcriptional regulator, with the protein MSPAAEPAKTGPSRREQILAAAAELFARHGFHGVGIDDIGSAVGISGPALYRHFRSKDAMLGEMLTSISEVLLDGGLARISSAAGAQEALGDLVRFHVDFALDNPSLITVQERNLGNLTDPDRRKVRALQRRYVEAWVEVIRDAGPAVPEPTARAAAHAVFGLINSTPHSRHLDRDQMADLLTAMALTALIHTPVS; encoded by the coding sequence GTGTCCCCAGCAGCCGAGCCAGCGAAAACAGGCCCCAGCCGCCGTGAGCAGATCCTCGCCGCCGCGGCGGAACTGTTCGCCAGGCACGGTTTTCACGGCGTCGGCATCGACGACATCGGCTCCGCCGTCGGCATCTCCGGGCCCGCGCTCTACCGGCACTTCCGGTCGAAGGACGCGATGCTCGGCGAGATGCTCACCTCGATCTCGGAAGTGCTGCTCGACGGCGGCCTCGCCCGGATCAGCTCCGCGGCGGGGGCACAGGAGGCGCTGGGCGATCTCGTGCGGTTCCACGTCGACTTCGCGTTGGACAACCCGTCGCTGATCACGGTGCAGGAGCGCAACCTCGGCAACCTGACCGACCCCGACCGGCGCAAGGTCCGCGCCCTGCAGCGCCGCTACGTCGAGGCCTGGGTCGAGGTCATCCGCGACGCCGGCCCCGCCGTCCCCGAACCCACCGCCCGCGCCGCCGCGCACGCGGTGTTCGGCCTGATCAACTCCACCCCGCACAGCAGGCACCTCGACCGTGACCAGATGGCCGACCTGCTGACCGCGATGGCCCTCACCGCCCTGATCCACACACCCGTCTCCTGA
- a CDS encoding SGNH/GDSL hydrolase family protein, producing MRPAALVLILTVLATFTVPASAAPPARDYVALGDSYAAGPGIPIQNATPPGCARSDQNYPAQLARWLKVDTFQDVSCSGATTVHMTAPQQVSGGPNPPQLDALSPKIDLVTLTIGGNDIGFGEILARCGQEGAKDPTGNPCQRYYTQSGRDVLADRVAAVAPKIARTLDGIKKRSPHAKILVVGYLRILPPHTGCWPAVPFAAGDTAYFDGVERALNATTAATAHKAGAHFVDPYYFSLNHDACQPRDRRWVEPLQPANPAAPIHPNAAGMRVVAGLTWATHLLTR from the coding sequence ATGCGCCCAGCAGCCTTGGTCCTCATCTTGACGGTGCTCGCCACCTTCACGGTCCCCGCGTCAGCGGCGCCGCCGGCAAGGGACTATGTCGCCCTGGGCGATTCCTACGCGGCGGGCCCCGGCATCCCGATCCAGAACGCGACCCCTCCGGGCTGCGCCCGCTCCGACCAGAACTACCCCGCGCAACTGGCCCGCTGGCTCAAGGTCGACACCTTCCAGGACGTCTCCTGCAGCGGCGCCACCACCGTGCACATGACCGCACCCCAACAGGTCTCCGGCGGCCCCAACCCACCCCAACTCGACGCGTTGAGCCCCAAGATCGACCTGGTCACGCTGACCATCGGCGGCAACGACATCGGATTCGGGGAGATCCTGGCCCGCTGCGGCCAAGAGGGCGCCAAGGACCCCACGGGCAACCCGTGTCAGCGGTACTACACCCAGTCGGGCCGCGACGTCCTCGCCGACCGGGTCGCCGCCGTGGCCCCGAAGATCGCCCGGACACTCGACGGCATCAAGAAGCGGTCGCCCCACGCCAAGATCCTGGTGGTCGGCTACCTGAGGATCCTGCCCCCACACACCGGCTGCTGGCCCGCGGTCCCCTTCGCCGCCGGCGACACCGCGTACTTCGACGGAGTCGAACGCGCCCTCAACGCCACCACCGCCGCGACCGCCCACAAGGCAGGCGCCCACTTCGTCGACCCGTACTACTTCTCCCTCAACCACGACGCCTGCCAACCCCGCGACCGCCGCTGGGTGGAACCGTTACAGCCCGCCAACCCCGCCGCCCCCATCCACCCCAACGCCGCAGGCATGCGCGTGGTGGCAGGCCTGACTTGGGCAACCCACTTACTCACCCGCTGA
- a CDS encoding diguanylate cyclase domain-containing protein — protein MAEPTVRVRADQDTLVRSWLRAVAATAYVPRTSQEITAGLAEMVDTLVAAMVAEPFDPTPGTEVGERMVAEGLIGENTLQQSVAALAEGLHGPADRKVSLLVAVSSGYANALRNRTLAQQENMKIALHSAMRQAERDRRATESRFREVFASSAVGIAITELDGRFVETNPALATILACETGDLAGRSLAEFITNEPDVSGSPLAHLPDRQRLRRLNGETAWVYAKSSLLPDESGGPAYRVTMVQDLSELHLLGDRLSHQLLHDALTGVANRISFESRLETMHGKAAPTSTLTLCCLDLDAFSMVNTTYGHELGNRVLRTVAQRLEAVAGEKAVVARIGSDEFAVLVLDAPPVSEFVDAINAELSEPDYTDGVGLAVSASIGVVRAGPSAMSSAELFRAGESALRQARASGRRQWVEFDHDADKRDRALGSAATALPAAWENGELDLRYDVVARLADHKPVRVTAVPGLDRPAAGLPSAADLAETTGLSVALGPWLLSRSTEHVPVWRALFGSEPVHRVLLSPLQSADAELSGVINRAIAATAIPPGLLEVGLHTGTVTGNGDAQDNLRTLGDIGVVTALHGFAGGPREVTMAERFKVGAVLLADPFEGWRPDWLPHDCVQVETTRGLIDTMRSIGVSVGVRGVRDLAEARWWAELGADTGEGPAFGLGLAVDDVLSRVRSAK, from the coding sequence ATGGCCGAGCCCACCGTGCGCGTCCGGGCGGACCAGGACACCCTGGTCCGTTCGTGGCTGCGCGCGGTGGCGGCCACGGCCTACGTGCCGCGGACGTCGCAAGAGATCACCGCCGGCCTCGCCGAGATGGTCGACACCCTCGTCGCCGCGATGGTGGCCGAGCCCTTCGACCCCACGCCGGGAACCGAGGTCGGCGAGCGGATGGTGGCCGAGGGCCTGATCGGCGAGAACACGCTGCAGCAGTCGGTCGCCGCGCTCGCCGAAGGGCTGCACGGGCCCGCGGACCGGAAGGTGTCGCTCCTGGTCGCGGTGTCCTCCGGCTACGCGAACGCCTTGCGGAACCGGACGCTGGCGCAGCAGGAGAACATGAAGATCGCGCTGCACAGCGCGATGCGCCAGGCCGAACGCGACCGGCGGGCCACCGAGAGCCGGTTCCGGGAGGTGTTCGCCAGTTCCGCCGTCGGCATCGCGATCACCGAGCTGGACGGCCGGTTCGTGGAGACCAACCCCGCCCTGGCCACGATCCTGGCCTGCGAGACCGGCGACCTGGCGGGCCGCTCGCTGGCCGAGTTCATCACCAACGAGCCCGACGTCTCGGGCAGCCCGCTCGCGCACCTGCCGGACCGGCAGCGGCTGCGAAGACTCAACGGCGAGACGGCGTGGGTCTACGCGAAGTCCTCGCTGCTGCCCGACGAGTCCGGTGGGCCCGCCTACCGGGTGACGATGGTCCAGGACCTCAGCGAGCTGCACCTGCTGGGCGACCGGCTCAGCCACCAATTGCTGCACGACGCGCTCACCGGTGTGGCGAACCGGATCAGCTTCGAGTCGCGACTGGAGACGATGCACGGGAAGGCGGCGCCGACCAGCACGCTCACCCTGTGCTGCCTCGACCTCGACGCCTTCTCCATGGTCAACACCACCTACGGCCACGAGCTCGGCAACCGGGTGCTGCGCACGGTCGCGCAGCGGCTCGAAGCGGTGGCGGGCGAGAAGGCGGTCGTCGCGCGGATCGGCAGCGACGAGTTCGCCGTCCTCGTCCTGGACGCGCCGCCGGTGTCGGAGTTCGTCGACGCGATCAACGCCGAACTGTCCGAGCCGGACTACACCGACGGCGTGGGTCTCGCGGTCAGCGCGAGCATCGGGGTCGTGCGGGCCGGCCCGTCGGCGATGTCGAGCGCCGAGCTGTTCCGCGCGGGCGAATCGGCGCTGCGACAGGCGCGCGCGTCGGGCAGGCGGCAGTGGGTCGAGTTCGACCATGACGCCGACAAACGCGACCGCGCCCTCGGGTCCGCGGCGACCGCGCTGCCCGCGGCGTGGGAGAACGGCGAACTGGACCTGCGCTACGACGTCGTCGCCCGGTTGGCCGACCACAAGCCGGTGCGGGTCACGGCGGTGCCCGGGCTCGATCGGCCCGCCGCGGGCCTGCCGTCGGCGGCGGACCTGGCGGAGACGACGGGGCTCTCGGTGGCGCTGGGCCCGTGGCTGCTGTCCCGGTCGACCGAGCACGTCCCGGTGTGGCGGGCGCTGTTCGGGTCCGAGCCGGTGCACCGGGTGCTGCTCTCCCCGTTGCAGTCGGCCGACGCGGAGCTGTCGGGGGTGATCAACCGGGCCATCGCGGCCACCGCGATCCCGCCGGGGCTGCTGGAGGTCGGACTGCACACGGGCACGGTCACAGGCAACGGCGACGCCCAGGACAACCTGCGCACCCTCGGCGACATCGGTGTGGTCACCGCGTTGCACGGGTTCGCGGGCGGGCCGCGCGAGGTCACCATGGCCGAGCGGTTCAAGGTCGGCGCGGTGCTGCTGGCCGACCCGTTCGAGGGATGGCGGCCGGACTGGCTGCCGCACGACTGCGTCCAGGTGGAGACCACCCGCGGCCTGATCGACACGATGCGCTCGATCGGCGTGTCCGTGGGCGTGCGCGGCGTGCGTGACCTGGCCGAAGCCCGGTGGTGGGCGGAGTTGGGCGCCGACACCGGGGAGGGTCCGGCGTTCGGTCTGGGACTCGCGGTGGACGACGTGCTGAGCCGCGTCCGGTCCGCCAAGTGA
- a CDS encoding FadR/GntR family transcriptional regulator, whose translation MVFQPVARRSVPDEVFAQMLHAVIDGSVAAGEALPSERALAEVLGVSRPAVREALQRMSQAGLVDVRQGDGTVVRDFRRSAGLDLLPRLLLRGETVDLTVVRDILDARLLIGPEVAALAAARAGESLARPLSDAIDALATTEDPVASQRHALTFWDHLVDGADSIVFRLVFNSLRAAYEPALDLLGPLMAAEVSRTDAYRALADAVTEADPERARSAALDLLSPATEAFLTVIKELT comes from the coding sequence ATGGTGTTCCAGCCGGTGGCCCGACGGTCCGTGCCCGACGAGGTGTTCGCGCAGATGCTGCACGCGGTGATCGACGGCAGCGTCGCGGCGGGCGAGGCCCTGCCCAGCGAGCGCGCGCTGGCCGAAGTGCTCGGGGTGTCGCGGCCCGCGGTTCGCGAAGCGCTGCAGCGGATGTCGCAGGCCGGGCTGGTCGACGTCCGCCAGGGCGACGGCACGGTCGTGCGGGACTTCCGGCGCAGCGCGGGCCTGGACCTGCTGCCGCGCCTGCTGCTGCGCGGCGAGACGGTCGACCTCACCGTGGTGCGCGACATCCTCGACGCCCGGCTGCTCATCGGCCCCGAGGTGGCCGCCCTGGCCGCCGCACGCGCGGGCGAGAGCCTGGCGCGACCGCTGTCGGACGCGATCGACGCGCTCGCCACGACCGAGGACCCGGTGGCGTCGCAGCGGCACGCACTCACGTTCTGGGACCACCTCGTCGACGGCGCCGACTCGATCGTCTTCCGACTGGTGTTCAACAGCCTCCGCGCCGCCTACGAACCCGCACTCGACCTCCTCGGCCCGCTGATGGCCGCCGAGGTGTCGCGCACCGACGCGTACCGCGCGCTCGCCGACGCGGTCACCGAGGCCGATCCCGAGCGCGCGCGCTCGGCCGCGCTCGATCTCCTGAGCCCGGCCACCGAGGCGTTCCTCACCGTCATCAAGGAGCTGACATGA
- a CDS encoding SGNH/GDSL hydrolase family protein encodes MRVSRSLVITLLTLLSMAGFAVPASAATGKYVALGDSYSSGLGAGSYGTSGSCKRSSNAYPQLWANSHSPSAFSFVACSGARTGDVLANQIGAVTADTALVTISIGGNDAGFASVMTDCNFGSDSTCVQRNQEAQNYARTQLPPKLDQVYSQIRTRAPNARVLVVGYPRMYKVPGYCYAGLSETKRSAINQSADVLADVTRGRAAARGFTFVDGRTAFAGHEICASGTRWINSWAWPVEESYHPNVAGQSGGYYAAVRAVTG; translated from the coding sequence ATGCGTGTCTCCAGGTCCCTAGTGATCACCCTGCTCACCCTGTTATCCATGGCCGGCTTCGCGGTGCCCGCTTCGGCCGCGACCGGCAAGTACGTGGCGCTCGGCGACTCCTACTCCTCCGGGTTGGGCGCGGGCAGCTACGGCACGAGCGGTTCGTGCAAGCGCAGTTCGAACGCGTATCCCCAGCTCTGGGCCAACTCCCACTCCCCGTCCGCCTTCTCCTTCGTCGCCTGCTCCGGTGCGCGCACCGGCGACGTCCTGGCCAACCAGATCGGCGCGGTCACCGCCGACACCGCCCTGGTCACCATCTCCATCGGCGGCAACGACGCGGGCTTCGCCAGTGTCATGACCGACTGCAACTTCGGTTCCGACTCGACCTGCGTGCAGCGCAACCAGGAGGCGCAGAACTACGCCCGCACCCAGCTGCCGCCCAAGCTGGACCAGGTCTACTCCCAGATCCGCACCCGGGCGCCCAACGCGCGCGTGCTCGTCGTCGGCTATCCGCGCATGTACAAGGTCCCCGGCTACTGCTACGCGGGTCTGAGCGAGACCAAGCGCTCCGCGATCAACCAGTCGGCCGACGTGCTGGCCGATGTCACCCGGGGTCGCGCGGCGGCCAGGGGCTTCACCTTCGTCGACGGCCGCACCGCCTTCGCCGGGCATGAGATCTGCGCGTCCGGGACCCGCTGGATCAACAGCTGGGCCTGGCCGGTCGAGGAGTCTTATCACCCGAACGTGGCTGGTCAGAGCGGTGGCTACTACGCCGCCGTGCGCGCTGTGACCGGCTGA